In Panicum virgatum strain AP13 chromosome 4N, P.virgatum_v5, whole genome shotgun sequence, a single window of DNA contains:
- the LOC120670621 gene encoding cytochrome P450 94B3-like, which produces MEMQLSQASWPLLLVLLLPLVCLLYLRHDHNRKQQPRASDGDLKAYPIVGRFPHLAKNGHRLIEWSVEVAKRSPTQTTAFKAPGLPGVVITANPDNIEHIAKTSFANYPKGDFLSSKLEDFLGHGIFNSDGEQWLWQRKAASMEFSKRSLRKFIVHTVQSEVVGRLLPLLEQAERHGRTLDMQHIFECFTFDNICNVAFGEDPGCLAKEGAATPEAAEFVRAFDYVQSAIVGRFRPPAIFLWRLQRALNMEPEKQIREALGVIHGYADRIVRRCREKWAAAAGSESGGDFLAHIVAARGDLSDESLRDVVTNLLLAGRDTTSAALTWFFWLVSGRPDVESKIVDEIRRVRGSRSSSHGGGTGETTTTTFTFDELREMHYIQAAITESMRLYPPVPVGLHYCNQDDVLPDGTFVGKGWAVQHSVYAMSRLEGLWGKDCEEFRPERWLREDGTFQPESPFRFPVFHAGPRMCLGKELAYIQMKFIVSCAFERFSFPYQGGDEHPELELMFMLRMKGGLPMQVTKQRPVPEAEAEADLA; this is translated from the coding sequence ATGGAAATGCAACTCTCCCAGGCTTCATGGCCTCTCCTCCTCgtcctgctcctccccctcgtCTGCTTGCTATACCTGCGCCACGATCACAACAGGAAGCAGCAACCTCGCGCATCAGACGGCGACCTCAAGGCCTACCCAATCGTCGGCAGGTTTCCTCACCTGGCCAAGAACGGCCACCGCCTTATCGAATGGTCCGTCGAGGTTGCGAAGCGGAGCCCGACGCAGACCACGGCCTTCAAAGCCCCCGGCCTGCCCGGCGTCGTCATCACCGCCAACCCGGACAACATTGAGCACATAGCCAAGACGAGCTTCGCCAACTACCCCAAGGGTGACTTCCTGTCGTCGAAGCTCGAGGACTTCCTCGGCCACGGCATCTTCAACTCGGACGGCGAGCAGTGGCTGTGGCAGCGCAAGGCCGCCAGCATGGAGTTCAGCAAGCGCTCGCTGAGGAAGTTCATCGTCCACACCGTCCAGTCAGAGGTCGTCGGGCGCCTCCTGCCGCTGCTCGAGCAGGCTGAGCGCCATGGGCGCACTCTGGACATGCAGCACATCTTCGAGTGCTTCACCTTCGACAACATCTGCAACGTGGCCTTCGGCGAGGACCCGGGGTGCCTCGCCAAGGAGGGCGCGGCGACGCCCGAGGCCGCGGAGTTCGTGCGCGCCTTCGACTACGTGCAGAGCGCCATCGTGGGCCGGTTCAGGCCGCCGGCAATCTTTCTGTGGCGTCTCCAGAGGGCGCTCAACATGGAGCCCGAGAAGCAGATCCGTGAGGCGCTCGGTGTCATCCACGGCTACGCCGACAGGATCGTCCGGAGGTGCCGGGAGAAatgggcggccgccgccgggtcgGAGAGCGGGGGCGACTTCCTGGCGCACATCGTCGCCGCTCGCGGCGACCTCAGCGACGAGAGCCTCCGGGACGTCGTCACcaacctcctcctcgccgggcgCGACACGACGTCAGCTGCGCTGACATGGTTCTTCTGGCTGGTCTCCGGCCGGCCTGACGTCGAGAGCAAGATCGTGGACGAGATCCGTAGAGTCCGCGGATCAAGGTCGtcaagccatggcggcggcacgggcgaGACGACGACAACGACCTTCACCTTCGACGAGCTCCGGGAGATGCACTACATCCAGGCTGCCATCACCGAGTCGATGCGCCTGTACCCGCCGGTGCCCGTCGGCTTGCACTACTGCAACCAGGACGACGTCCTGCCGGACGGCACGTTCGTCGGGAAAGGGTGGGCGGTGCAACACTCCGTGTACGCGATGTCACGGCTGGAGGGCCTGTGGGGCAAGGACTGCGAGGAGTTCAGGCCGGAGCGGTGGCTCCGAGAGGACGGCACGTTCCAGCCAGAGAGCCCGTTCAGGTTCCCCGTGTTCCACGCGGGGCCAAGGATGTGCCTCGGCAAGGAGCTGGCCTACATCCAGATGAAGTTCATCGTCTCCTGCGCCTTTGAGAGGTTCAGCTTCCCGTACCAAGGCGGCGACGAGCACCCGGAGCTGGAGTTAATGTTCATGCTAAGGATGAAAGGCGGACTGCCGATGCAAGTGACCAAGCAGAGGCCGgtgccagaggcagaggcagaggcagatcTAGCGTAG